The following proteins are encoded in a genomic region of Cyclonatronum proteinivorum:
- a CDS encoding Na/Pi cotransporter family protein: MTYTFFDFLQLVGSLGIFIFGMKIFSDGLQKVAGSKLRSILKGMTRNRLTGVVTGFGTTAITQSSTTTTVMVVSFVNAGLLTFVESTGVIMGANIGTTITAWMVSVFGFKFQITPIAIMLIGIFFPFLFVSNMKLRNIAEAMIGFGILFIGLEFIKDAVPDIDENPEIFAFLNSFTDYGYVSLLIFVGVGTVLTLLTQSSSAATAITLVMLFQGWISFPIAAAMILGENIGTTVTANIAALIGNVHAKRAARFHFFFNIAGVTWMLVLIYPFLNGIDWIMQQAIPGSLSVFSDDPAARPNATLALSLFHTTFNVLNVIVLFAFVPYLVRFVERIQPDKGGADDRFELKYINIGLMSSAELSIEQARKEIGLFAKMVEKMHYGFLGLVYKKPEKQRKFLKKLEKREEITDQLEVEIAEYLVQISENTNVSSDSIRKIRNMQSMINDLERIGDLYFQMSKTYERTLDNEEERVPDEALDELREMLAAVHDAIIVMKDNILARTADVDLEAAIALERKIDETRDRLRESHYARLEGGAYNVRSGIMYLDLLNRLEKIGDHIMNVSEAAAGKKFVINKVEGVLPPVRKEAKSKNQ, translated from the coding sequence ATGACCTATACTTTTTTTGATTTCCTGCAGCTTGTTGGCTCATTGGGTATTTTCATTTTCGGGATGAAAATCTTCAGCGACGGCCTTCAGAAAGTAGCCGGAAGCAAGCTAAGATCAATCCTTAAGGGGATGACCCGAAACCGGTTAACGGGGGTAGTTACCGGTTTTGGCACCACGGCCATCACACAGTCTTCCACAACTACTACCGTTATGGTTGTAAGTTTTGTGAATGCAGGCCTGCTCACTTTTGTGGAATCAACCGGGGTAATTATGGGAGCCAACATTGGCACAACCATCACCGCCTGGATGGTTTCCGTGTTCGGCTTCAAGTTTCAGATTACCCCCATTGCCATCATGCTCATCGGGATTTTCTTCCCCTTTCTCTTTGTGAGCAATATGAAGTTGCGCAATATAGCGGAGGCCATGATTGGTTTCGGTATCCTGTTTATTGGTCTTGAGTTCATCAAAGACGCCGTTCCGGATATAGACGAGAACCCTGAGATTTTCGCTTTCCTTAATAGTTTTACGGATTATGGGTATGTATCGCTGCTCATTTTTGTAGGGGTCGGAACCGTTCTCACCCTGCTCACACAGTCATCTTCCGCAGCTACAGCCATCACCCTTGTAATGCTCTTTCAGGGTTGGATTTCCTTCCCGATTGCAGCTGCCATGATTTTGGGTGAAAACATCGGGACAACCGTTACCGCCAACATTGCCGCGCTAATCGGAAACGTACATGCCAAGCGGGCCGCGCGATTCCACTTCTTCTTCAATATAGCGGGGGTCACTTGGATGCTGGTACTCATTTACCCCTTCCTAAACGGCATTGACTGGATTATGCAGCAGGCAATACCCGGATCGCTTTCCGTTTTTTCGGATGATCCTGCCGCGCGTCCCAATGCAACCCTGGCGCTCTCTCTGTTTCATACGACTTTCAATGTGCTCAATGTGATTGTGCTCTTTGCCTTTGTGCCGTATTTGGTGCGCTTTGTGGAACGCATTCAGCCGGACAAAGGCGGCGCCGACGATCGCTTTGAGCTCAAATACATCAACATTGGCCTGATGTCATCTGCGGAGCTTTCCATCGAACAGGCTCGTAAGGAAATTGGACTATTTGCGAAAATGGTCGAGAAAATGCACTATGGTTTTCTGGGCCTGGTGTATAAGAAACCTGAAAAACAGCGGAAATTCCTCAAAAAACTGGAAAAGCGGGAAGAAATCACCGATCAGCTTGAAGTTGAAATTGCAGAATACCTGGTTCAGATTTCTGAAAACACCAATGTATCGTCTGACTCCATCCGCAAGATCCGGAATATGCAGAGCATGATTAACGATCTCGAGCGGATTGGCGATCTCTATTTTCAGATGTCCAAAACGTATGAGCGCACCCTCGATAATGAAGAAGAGCGCGTACCGGATGAAGCCCTTGATGAGCTCAGAGAAATGCTCGCCGCGGTACATGACGCAATCATTGTAATGAAGGATAATATCCTGGCCCGCACGGCAGATGTTGACCTCGAAGCCGCCATTGCGCTCGAGCGCAAGATTGATGAAACCCGCGACCGCCTGCGCGAAAGCCATTATGCCCGCCTTGAAGGAGGCGCGTACAATGTGCGCTCCGGCATTATGTATCTTGATCTGCTGAACCGCCTCGAGAAAATCGGGGATCACATCATGAACGTAAGCGAGGCCGCAGCCGGTAAAAAATTCGTCATCAATAAAGTGGAAGGTGTCCTGCCCCCAGTGCGTAAAGAAGCTAAATCAAAGAATCAGTAG
- a CDS encoding acyl-CoA dehydrogenase family protein, with translation MITDTLTPPAGLGFELSEDHTMIRDSIRDFVEKRVAPTVMERDEKCAFPHDIVNELAEMNMLGIYHEEKYGGAGFDTMSFAIVLEEIARWDASLALTVASHTSLCSAHIALAGNEDQKMKYLTQLTSGKALGAWALTEPGSGSDASNMKTTAVRQGDHWVLNGSKIFITQGSVGSIYVVLAVTDRDKGAKGVTAFILEKGMKGFSYGPKLKKLGMNSSDTTEIYMEDVIVPAENQLGELGHGFIDTMKILDGGRIGIGAISVGIARGAFEESKNYAQERAQFGRPIGQNQAIQWKIVDMGVNIDAARLLVQRAAWLKDSGKPYTKEASMAKLFASEMCTQACLEAIQIHGGYGYTKEYHVERFLRDAKLLEIGEGTSEVQRMVLARQFMK, from the coding sequence ATGATTACAGATACCTTAACGCCTCCCGCAGGCTTAGGCTTCGAACTTTCCGAAGACCACACCATGATTCGCGACAGTATCCGCGATTTTGTTGAAAAGAGAGTTGCTCCTACGGTCATGGAGCGGGATGAGAAATGCGCGTTTCCGCATGACATCGTGAACGAGCTGGCCGAAATGAACATGCTGGGTATATATCACGAAGAAAAGTACGGCGGCGCCGGTTTCGACACCATGAGCTTTGCCATTGTACTGGAAGAAATTGCCCGCTGGGACGCTTCCCTTGCGCTCACGGTCGCTTCACACACCTCGCTTTGCTCTGCACACATCGCCCTTGCCGGCAATGAAGATCAGAAAATGAAGTACCTCACGCAGCTCACAAGCGGTAAGGCGCTGGGCGCATGGGCGCTTACCGAGCCGGGTTCCGGAAGCGATGCTTCAAACATGAAAACAACAGCCGTACGACAGGGCGATCACTGGGTGCTGAATGGTTCCAAGATCTTCATCACGCAGGGCTCGGTCGGTAGTATTTATGTTGTGCTGGCGGTAACCGACCGCGATAAAGGCGCGAAGGGCGTTACGGCTTTCATCCTGGAAAAAGGCATGAAGGGCTTCAGCTATGGTCCGAAGCTGAAAAAGCTCGGGATGAATTCATCCGACACAACTGAAATTTATATGGAAGACGTAATCGTACCTGCTGAAAATCAGCTGGGCGAGCTTGGACACGGCTTCATTGATACCATGAAAATTCTGGACGGCGGTCGTATCGGCATTGGTGCCATTTCCGTCGGAATTGCACGGGGCGCATTTGAGGAATCCAAAAACTATGCACAGGAGCGCGCGCAGTTTGGCCGCCCCATCGGGCAGAATCAGGCCATTCAGTGGAAAATCGTGGATATGGGCGTGAACATCGATGCTGCGCGGCTGCTGGTACAGCGTGCCGCATGGCTGAAAGACAGCGGTAAGCCCTACACCAAAGAAGCTTCCATGGCCAAGCTGTTTGCTTCAGAAATGTGTACGCAGGCCTGCCTTGAAGCCATTCAGATTCATGGCGGCTACGGCTACACCAAAGAGTATCACGTTGAGCGCTTCCTGCGTGACGCCAAACTTCTCGAGATTGGCGAAGGCACGAGCGAAGTACAGCGCATGGTACTTGCACGGCAATTTATGAAGTAA
- a CDS encoding acyl-CoA dehydrogenase produces MAKNSFNTDDAYQFESMLGEDDRMIMETARDYAQSRLEPRACEANQDEIFDMNIPKEMAELNLLGVVVPEEYGGIGASYTAYGLIAREIERVDSAYRSFLSVQSSLVMHPINVFGTEEQKRKYLPKLAAAELIGCFGLTEPDHGSDPGSMVTTATKTNGGWVLNGAKMWITNSPIADLAIVWAKAKNAGADDGKIMGFIVERDSDGYSAPTTHNKMSLRASYTGELIFEDVFVPDANVFPDIRGLKGPFTCLNSARYGIVWGSLGAAENCYQRARQYVMERKQFGYPLAANQLIQTKLANMLTDITQMQLLAWRLGNLKDQGQDHPTMTSLAKRNNCGRALEIARIARDMLGGNGITGEYRVIHHVVNLESVNTYEGTYDIHGLILGRDITGIQSFTPRGNDLPKAEPKPEAKTLEAAEA; encoded by the coding sequence ATGGCAAAAAACAGCTTTAATACCGACGACGCGTATCAGTTTGAGTCGATGCTGGGCGAAGATGACCGCATGATTATGGAAACGGCTCGGGACTACGCCCAAAGCCGCCTGGAGCCCCGCGCCTGTGAGGCCAATCAGGATGAAATCTTTGACATGAACATCCCCAAAGAAATGGCAGAGCTGAACCTGCTCGGCGTTGTGGTTCCGGAAGAATACGGCGGCATCGGAGCAAGCTACACCGCATACGGCCTCATTGCCCGCGAAATTGAGCGGGTCGATTCCGCCTACCGCTCCTTCCTTTCGGTGCAGTCCTCGCTGGTGATGCACCCGATCAACGTATTCGGCACCGAGGAACAAAAGCGCAAATACCTGCCCAAACTCGCTGCTGCCGAGCTGATCGGCTGTTTCGGCCTTACCGAGCCGGATCACGGCTCTGACCCCGGTTCCATGGTCACAACCGCGACCAAAACCAACGGCGGCTGGGTGCTCAACGGCGCCAAGATGTGGATTACCAACTCCCCGATTGCTGATCTCGCAATCGTTTGGGCTAAAGCTAAAAACGCCGGTGCGGACGACGGCAAGATTATGGGCTTTATCGTAGAGCGCGACAGCGACGGCTACTCCGCGCCAACGACGCACAACAAAATGTCGCTGCGTGCTTCCTATACCGGAGAGCTGATTTTTGAGGATGTGTTTGTACCCGATGCCAACGTTTTCCCGGACATCCGCGGACTCAAAGGCCCGTTTACCTGTCTCAACAGCGCGCGCTACGGTATTGTCTGGGGCTCACTTGGGGCAGCCGAAAACTGCTATCAGCGGGCGCGTCAGTATGTGATGGAGCGCAAACAGTTCGGCTATCCGCTGGCGGCCAATCAGCTCATTCAGACCAAGCTGGCCAACATGCTCACCGACATCACGCAGATGCAGCTGCTGGCCTGGCGCCTCGGCAACCTGAAGGATCAGGGGCAGGATCATCCTACGATGACCTCACTCGCCAAGCGCAACAACTGCGGCCGCGCCCTTGAAATCGCCCGAATCGCCCGCGACATGCTCGGCGGCAACGGCATTACCGGCGAGTACCGCGTGATTCATCACGTTGTAAACCTGGAATCCGTGAACACCTATGAAGGTACGTACGATATTCACGGGCTCATTCTGGGCCGTGACATCACCGGCATTCAGTCCTTCACGCCCCGCGGCAACGACCTGCCCAAGGCAGAACCCAAACCCGAAGCCAAAACCCTGGAAGCGGCTGAAGCTTAA
- a CDS encoding IS110 family RNA-guided transposase, with product MTILWIFFGVDVSKDTLDFCKAGQKKVKKAANEPSGWQQLADAVTPDSWVVMEATGPYFLGLAIFLTDRDIKVSVVNPLMIKNYCKAKMSRVKTDQVDARLIADYALKMHADLQVWKPRPVNTRSIRQLNTVREMLLKQINQVENQNHAFSLDEQACEAALRINDQSLTFMRDSLKKVERKLDELAKEEYGDLIKRISTIPGVGRATAILLCVLTDGFTRFESHQQLSTYIGIAPSPYQSGTSVKGKGHISKMGAGYVRKQLYMCAYSASRYNPACGNLYKRLRSKGKPHKVAQIAVAHKLVRQVFEVAMTNSVYDEKKALAA from the coding sequence ATAACAATATTATGGATTTTTTTCGGAGTTGATGTCTCAAAAGATACCCTTGATTTCTGCAAAGCGGGTCAAAAAAAAGTCAAAAAAGCGGCTAACGAACCCTCAGGCTGGCAACAGCTCGCCGACGCAGTAACTCCGGACAGCTGGGTGGTGATGGAAGCCACCGGTCCGTACTTTCTTGGTCTGGCCATCTTTCTGACCGACAGGGATATTAAGGTTAGTGTCGTTAATCCGCTAATGATCAAAAACTACTGCAAAGCCAAAATGAGTCGGGTCAAGACTGACCAGGTTGATGCGCGTCTGATCGCTGATTATGCCCTAAAAATGCATGCAGATCTGCAGGTGTGGAAACCCAGACCGGTGAATACGCGCTCTATTCGGCAATTAAACACCGTTCGGGAGATGCTACTCAAGCAAATCAACCAGGTCGAAAATCAAAACCATGCTTTCAGTCTTGATGAGCAGGCCTGTGAAGCTGCCCTGAGAATTAATGATCAAAGTCTGACATTCATGCGTGACTCACTCAAAAAGGTTGAGCGGAAATTGGATGAATTGGCCAAGGAAGAATACGGTGATTTAATCAAAAGAATTTCCACTATTCCGGGTGTTGGCAGGGCTACTGCAATCCTGTTATGTGTCTTAACAGACGGATTCACGCGCTTTGAAAGTCATCAGCAGCTGAGTACGTATATCGGGATTGCGCCAAGTCCGTATCAGTCAGGTACAAGCGTAAAGGGCAAAGGTCATATAAGCAAAATGGGGGCTGGTTATGTGCGAAAACAGCTGTATATGTGCGCTTACTCAGCGAGCCGCTATAACCCCGCATGTGGTAACCTGTATAAACGTTTAAGAAGTAAAGGAAAACCTCATAAAGTTGCTCAGATAGCCGTTGCACATAAATTAGTAAGACAGGTGTTTGAAGTCGCCATGACCAATTCAGTTTATGATGAAAAAAAGGCGCTGGCCGCTTGA